CTCTCAAATCAATGCAGACATGAGGTGCCTCAGTGTGCAAAACATTACACATTCTATAGTCCTCTAGTGTTACAATTATATGTAGAAGTGAAGAGAAGGGAGGCACTTTGAGAACAGAAGGCTCTGTCTATCCCCTCACTCCAAGGAATCTTCTACCTTCCTCGGGTGTGAGTTCTGAGGTGTCCCTTGATCTGGCTGGACTGACTGAATCCTTTcccacagacaggacaggagtagggtttctcccctgtgtggaccctcagGTGGGTCTTCAGATGGGCAGACCGGTTGAAGCGTTTACCACACACGTGGCAGCGGTAGGGTCTCTCTCCCGTGTGGATGCGTTGGTGCTCTCTGAACCTCCCTGAGTAGCTGAAACTCTtgccacacacaccacagtggAAGGGCTTCTCATTAGTGTGAGAACGCAGGTGGACCTTGAGGTAACTGGTAGAAGTGAATGACTTCCAACAGACTGTGCAGAGGATTTGCCTGTGACTAGTGTCACcactgtgtggttctgtgtgggATAGCATGTGTGCCTTCAGCTGGGATAGCTCACAGAACACGGCACCACACTGAGTacatgagtgtgtctgtgtgtcctcctctggtctccttTCTGGATCTCTCTGAAAACTTTCAGTGTTCTCActctgtgttctagaacagtCTGGATTTACTGCAGAGAGGGGCTGAGACTGAGGGGAGTCACTGGTTGGTTCTGATAGTGATACTCCATAGCCCTCTCCATCAGGTTCTGTTTTGATCTGTCCAGTTGTGTTGGTCAGTAGAGAGtacttctctctgttctccacagtTTGGAGAAGATGTGTGGGCTGAGGTGGCTCCTGATCACAGTCACTTTTCACACAGGGAGGAATGGTTATGGAGTCATCTTTGGTATCAGCCTCCGGCCCTTGAATCTGCTCTACCTCCTGACGAGTCCTGAGTTCACCCTGTTCCTCTTTAATCTGTGTGGGCTCTGGGTCCCTCTGCCCCAGACTGGGGCTCCACTCCTGCTCACAGTGCTGTTGCTCAGGGGGAGTTTGCTGCTCTGAGACCCAAGAGAGAATGGGCTGAGGAGCTGGGGGAAAGAAGACAAATGACATCAATGAAAGTAATGACAGCCGTTGACGCTTGATTGACATGACCACCATTGAGTTAGTTATGTCATTCCCAGAACAAGCTAGCTATTTCTCTGGCTGAATCCCATATCACCCTTCCCCTCGCCCATCCATTTGCACATTCACGCATTCCTCTGCCATATGCACAAGTGTTCCAAAGTTGAGGGTGTGAAAATTATGGCGGGTGTAGGGGCTAATTAGACACTCCGATAACCAATTTGATCGAACCAGCAACGCTGCTGCTTCAGAGCGAAGTGGAATCCCATAAGGCAATGCATTACTTTTTAGTGTGTACTAGCAAATAGCTTGGGTGCGTTTGGGGAAGCATATTTTCACCATCAAAAAGCATGCATTATCACATTTCTAAACTTATGTAAGATATCACATTAGCAATAATAGGCTGAGTAAATTGGATAGTCATAATGTAGGCTAATaatatacactatacagtgcatctggaaagtattcagaccccattacTTTTTCAAAatcttgttacgttacaaccttatttttattttacctttatttaactaggcaagtcagttaagaataaattcttattttcaatgacggcctaggaacagtgggttaactgcctgttcaggggcagaacgacagctcggactagtaaccttccggttactagtccaacactctaaccactaggctaccctgccgcccccgccctatacacaataacccataatgacaaagcaaaaacaggtttagacatttttgaaaaggtattacaaataaaaaaaacaggaatatcacacttacataagtattcagaccctttactcagtactttgttgaagcaccattgaCAAAGATTACAACCTCGAGTCTTCAGTATttaaccagtgtctgtagtggcgcctttagcactgagatgcagtgccttagaccgctgcgccactcgggagcttctctgcagatcctctcaagctctgtcagattggatggggagtgtcgctgcacagctattttcaggtctctcaagagttaaagtccgggctctggctgggctactcatgcacattcagagacttgtcctgaagcaacTCCTGCATTATATTGGCTGTGTGAAtagggttgttgttctgttggaaggtgaaccttcaccccagtctgaggtcctgagcactctggagcaggtttacatcaaggatctcccggtactttgctccattcatctttgcctcgatcctgtccagtccctgcagctgaaaaacaccaccacagcatgatgctgccaccaccatgcttcaccgtagggattgtgccaggtttcctccagacgtgacgcttggcatttcaggccaaagagttccatcttggtgtccttttacggaagagtggcttccgtctggtcactaccataaaggcctcattggtggagtgctgcagagatgggagaaccttacagaaggacaaccatctccacataggaacgctagagatctgtcagagtgaccaaagggttcttgttcacctccctgaccaaggcctttctccctcgattgctcagtatGTCtgtgccactgtgttcttggagaccgtcaatgctgcagacattttttttgtacccttccccagatctgtgcctcaacacaatcctgtctcagagctctacagacaaatccttcgacatcatggcttggtttttgctctgacgtgcactgccaactgtgggaccttatatagacaggtgtgtgcctttccaaatcacgtccaatcaattgaatctatcacaggtggactccaagttatagaaacatcaaggacaatcaatggaaacagaacacacctgagctcaatttcgagtctcatagcaaagggtctgaatacttatgtaaataagtatgttttttatgttttataaattagcagaaatgtctaaacctgttttcgctttgtcattatgttgtattgtgtgtagattgctgaggatttgtttttattaaatcaattttggaataaggctgtaacataaaatgtagaaacagtcaaggggtctgaacactttccgaaggcactgtatatatttcatTGTGACCTGATGCTGCTGACTATCAGGCAGTGAACAGGTTGttactgagtgagtgactgagtgaatgattgagagggagagggctggatgtgtgtgtgttggttgagAGAGTGCTGCAGCAGAGGCAGCTGAGTCATGGAGACTTGTGCGCGCGTGCTGCACTCTTACCAGTTGTAAGTAGGCTATTTAGATCGGTAACTATGAAGATACTAATTTTCTATAAAACATTAACATGCTATAACTGACATAACGGCGACAAAGCATTGGAAAATTATTTAGGCGCAATAGAACTCTTTAGATAAATTCATATTCTAATGTTGACTTTTCTTATGGATAACCGTATCAAGTGAAGGGTTTTTACTCGGGCTCGGTTTTAGGGTCTGGATGGCTGCACTAGTAGACATTTGAAATGGGTCCCCCCTATCGTGCTTGTGTTATTGGAAAGAGTCCACAATCAAAATGACATGAAATGTGGAGAATGATAGGCTACATTTGCATCGGTTGGCCATCATGTAGGCTATTTATTTATATTCCATTGCAGGCTACTGTGCTTACCATTTGatacaataaatatattgaaatgaAGATATCACTGGAGTCATTGCAAATCCATTCTTGCAACTTGTGTAGCCTTCCTGGAGCTTGCAAACAGATTTAATAAATAGCCAATAACTCAGTTTGTTGTAGCCTTGTGTTATTATGCAATTATTAATCTCCATATTTAGTTAATTAACTTGGAAGTTGTCAATTGTAATCATGGTGTGAGCTCTATCTCAAATGTATCATTCTCCACATTTAATGTCAGTTTCATTGTGGACTTTTCCCTGAAATGAGATGTTAGCTTCTCAGGTGCTATACACTACCTGCATCTAGCGCAGCAAACCATGGCAGTTGAATTGCAATTATAAACCCATATTTTAGTCAGTAGCCTATGCCTATTGTAAAAGCAAATCAATCTCACAAATAGGCCATTTATAATGGTTTGTAGACTTAACATCTGGCACATTATAACATCACAATTGCCAGAAAATAACCTAACATTCATTTTTTGAAATTCATCCAAGTGTTTCTTGCCCAGAGATTGAGATCCTCTCTCCTACTTACATTCAACAGGAGAGTTTGAGTGGTGAATCTATAGTTGTGCGCATTCGCAAACAAGATTTatttgggcctcccgagtggtgcagtgatcTAGATATTCTGGGTTCGAGTAGACCCTTCgagtggcacacaattggccaagcgtcgtccgggtgaggggaggatttggccggcagggatgtccttgtcccatcacgcactagtgactcctgtggcaggccgggcaaagtgcacgctgacacggtcaccaggtgtactgTGTtttctccaacacattggtgcggctggcttccgggttaagcgggaaacgtgtcaagaagcagtgcggcttggttgggtttcgaccttcgcctctcccgagtccgtacaggagttgcagcaatgagacaagatggtaactactaattggataccacgaaattggggagaaaaaggggtaaaaaataaataaataaaaatgtatttacaatgacaaacTGGGTAGTTTgagcactgaatgctgattggttgaaagtCATGGTATATTCTAATTAAGGTTGGTAACCAATTTATAATAGCAAaaacctcaggggtttgtggtatatggccaataaaccACGGCTTAGGGCTGTTCCTtgtggtatatggacaatataccacggctacgggctatgtcctaagaacagcccttataCCACGGACATTGCTTAATCGACATCCATTGATGGAAAATTATCTGGAGAGTTTAATAAGGGAGATTTATATTGTCTCTTGTGACATGTTATTAAACTTGCAAGAACTATTTAGATGGAAAACCTTGTTTGCTTCTTAGCCTACTTCGTTAAAAATGACTATATTCTTCTGAATTCGCTCGATAACGTTATGGAAAATGGGTATATTGGATAAATGTGACAACAACTCTGAGAACATTTTTGGGGGTCGTTTTCGGGACCTTTGAGCAAAGTATAACCTTTTTTTCAGAGTATAACATGGCAGCCCTGACTGAAAAACTGATGTGGGGACTCCGCTCGGGCGTCTTTTTACGCCTGCTACATTAGGTTAGGGTTTCAACCTTCAAATACTGTAGAATACAATCTAAACACGTTTCTAGCTATCTAGATAATTCGTGTAAATGAGAAGTAAagttgtttagctagctacataccAGGGAAGACCGGTGTGATCAAGTGTCGTTTCAGGTATTGGTTTTCTCTCTTCGTCCGGACTATTTCTTCCTGGTACTCAGAGATTGTGTCTCCGACCACTCTAAGTATCTCCTCGGCAGCTTGCATCAAACGCTCAGTTAGATACACATTCAGATATTGTAATTTAGTCATCATTGGACGATAGGGGGCAAGAAATATTCCCGAAATACACATAGATAGCTAAATCGCTTTGAAGAAGTCAAGAATAAACAAGTACTTCCGGGTCAcggatttaaataaaaaaatctttcAGAAAATGGGTTTCGTCCTGTATGCTTTTTTTTCAATTAATAAAGGCGAATATGATGGAAAATGTCCACAATTATAGATATGTTATACTAGTTGTCACAAAGAATAATCAAAAGTATGTATGTGCGATATgtgattttaaaaatatttactttttatttttaccaataggtgtggttgaatctgtgtttgaaatgcatttCTCGACTGAGGGAGGTAGTCATTacgaaatcatgttaaacactattattgcacacagcgTGAGTACATgtgacatttttactcctgaacgtatttaggtttgccataacaaaggggttgaatacttattgactctagGAATTTCAgcattttatttttaattcatttgtgaaaatgatgaaaaatgtaaatgtatcaatTTGAAAttcgggctgtaacacaacaaaatgtgaggAACGTAAAGGaaggtgaatactttctgaaggcactgtaagtcaaATTTACAGGGGTGAAGGTGTGATTGCA
The sequence above is a segment of the Oncorhynchus gorbuscha isolate QuinsamMale2020 ecotype Even-year linkage group LG16, OgorEven_v1.0, whole genome shotgun sequence genome. Coding sequences within it:
- the LOC123999226 gene encoding zinc finger and SCAN domain-containing protein 2-like, producing the protein MCISGIFLAPYRPMMTKLQYLNVYLTERLMQAAEEILRVVGDTISEYQEEIVRTKRENQYLKRHLITPVFPAPQPILSWVSEQQTPPEQQHCEQEWSPSLGQRDPEPTQIKEEQGELRTRQEVEQIQGPEADTKDDSITIPPCVKSDCDQEPPQPTHLLQTVENREKYSLLTNTTGQIKTEPDGEGYGVSLSEPTSDSPQSQPLSAVNPDCSRTQSENTESFQRDPERRPEEDTQTHSCTQCGAVFCELSQLKAHMLSHTEPHSGDTSHRQILCTVCWKSFTSTSYLKVHLRSHTNEKPFHCGVCGKSFSYSGRFREHQRIHTGERPYRCHVCGKRFNRSAHLKTHLRVHTGEKPYSCPVCGKGFSQSSQIKGHLRTHTRGR